The Brachypodium distachyon strain Bd21 chromosome 4, Brachypodium_distachyon_v3.0, whole genome shotgun sequence nucleotide sequence AATATGCCAAAATGGACACATGTTTAGCTGATGGCATGGGTCATTCCAAGCATGACAGCGGCGTCAGCAAAGATACAAAGACGGTGCAGCTGCTGGGGCAGAGGAGGGTAGAAGACAATGATGGCAGCAACTTCCTAGTTCATGACAAGGACCTGTACAATGGTCCGAAGATGATGACGAACCAGAAAGCTAGGAGCGGTGACGAGAAGGGTCCCAACGGTGGCAGCGGGCCCTCAAACCAGGGGAAGATGAGCGGCATGCTACTAACACCACCAGCCATGATGAGGCCTAACATGATGCCAGGGGTGGGGATGTTGcaagctgctgcggcggccggGAACCCCATCGCGCTGAAGAATATTCAAATGATGCAGCAACAGATGATGATGAACAACGGTGGCACAGGGTACCCGAGAATGGGCTACGGGATGCAGGGGATGTACCCAATGCCACCTAACATGATGCAGCATACCGCACCAACCAAGGTCGACCCTGTTAAGTTCAAGAACCCTGAGCctgagggcggcggcggcagcgagtcCCACGACTTGGACAATGAAGAGTCCAAGGACTCTGGCAGCAAAGCCCACAAGAGCGGTGGCGGCAAACAAGACACGAAGATGTACCCTATGGGGCCGCAGAAGATACAGATGAAGCTGTCAACGCCATTAATGGATGCGCCGGCAGCTTCAAAGGACCCCAAGTCCATCAAGTTTAACCTCCCCGAAGACGAGTTcgatgacgatgatgacgaATTCAGTGACTTcgatgacgatgatgacgaTTTCGATGATGACGGCCTTGACGACGATGATCCCAATGCAAAGCAGGTCGGCGTGCCGCCACATGCCGCCACCACCAGAGGGAGTGACAAGAAGGGCGGCAGCGAGAATGAGATCCCTGCGCAGATCAAGGGGAACAATGGAGGCAAAaaaggcggcggtggcggtaaAAACGTAGGCGGGGCACAGCCGAACAACATCAAGGGCCAGGAGAAGAAGGGCACTGGCACTGGTGGACTGGCCACCGGTGGCCTGATGGGTGGCATGCTGCCACCACAGCTGCTGCCGCCACGGCCACTGCcgccacagcagcagcaagccatGCTGAGGCCTACCATGATGGGCAGCAGTGGTGGCTTCCCTGGAATGGGACAGATGGGCTACCGCCCCCACATGGAGAATGGCGTGCACGGcatgctgccgccgccaccaccaccaccaacagGATTCTACCAGAGCGGCATGCCGCCTTATGATCGGGAGCGGGAGATTCTGCACATTGCTGCTGCGGCCGGGAACTCCATGGCACAGCTGCAGCACAGGGCATTGgcacagcagcaacagcagcagcacatgGCTTTCTATCTATTTCTATTCATGTTCCTATTCCTATTTACTATtgttatcatcatcatcgttaTTTTCACTTTTAAGGCACGTCGGTAAGGTTCGGAAATAGATACGGATTATCTGAACAAATGAAAAGTATGCAGACAATGGCTCTAATTGCTTTTTTCTTTCGTGTAAACAATATTCCGGGATTCGTACTCAAATTCCAATAAGTACATatagtttttttgtttctagaATACAATAAGTACATATAGTGGTTTACTTGCAATCCGGCATCTTGTGTTACGAGCAAGCTATATATGTTGGCTTGTCATAATTCGTATTTGGCGATGCAGTACTATGAAATGGTTGCATCAAACCTGCAATGCACCGAATTCATGTTTTGTGAGTTGATGGCCTGATGAGAGCCGAATAACGGATGAAGCAATTCGTCAAACAAGTGGCGTGCGAGCGCGAGGACGAAAAGAGCAAATGAGGGAGAGAGTGACCGAAGGGTGAGTGAGAGGGAGGGACGAGGAGGGCAGACGGAAGCCGAGCCGAGCAACCGCTCGAGCGGCGCCCACGCCTCCGGCGGCgaccgggaggaggcgggcgccattgccgccggcgccggtgaagGAACAACACATGCTCCCGTGGCTGACGAAGCGCGGCGCGACTCCTATAGTCGCTGCTCTCATCTCACGGCCCACCACTTTATCAGACGCAGAACATgggacccaaaaaaaaactgctgcTACTGAAGTCCTAAAGAGAGAACTAAAATCAGCCAGCCAAAGCCGTATATGTGACGCGCACAGAATGCTCTCACGGCCCACTTCACCAGCAATTCAGCACGGCACGGCCCACATGTGACGCAGTGATATGTTTTCAAAATCTTAAGGCACTCGAACATGGCAGCTTACCCAGTGGTATGTTTTCAATGGTATCACTAGATTGAAGGCACACAGTGTTCACATACATCGCACGCAATTTGCACCATCAATCACGAGGAGAAGACCAGGTATTCAACTTCTACCACgaaaagaaacagagaaagaaCACAGGAAGATGACAGGAGAATGGAATGGTTTTCTAGTTCCGGTATAACATGTTGCTAATGGCAATATATCATCCTGGACCTATAAATCTCCTCCCAAAACCACCCAACTGCCAAAAGAATCGATGACGATGACCCATCCCCTTTCATAATATATGTACATTGTGGACTTTGTGGCGATCACTCCTAACTTTATGATGGCCAGGAGTACGTCCACTTGTTTCAGCAACTGACGCCCACTTTAAACCGGATCTAGATGGGGAATTTTCCATCGAGATTCTTCCCGTGAGGTGCCTCCAACCTAAAATACAGAACATGATCATGCACAAATAGATCAGATCCCTGTTCGCGGAGATCAGGTTGGTACTGAGATATAATATCCTTTTGAAGTTAAGTTTACCTGATGTAGCAATGAGCAGATGCCGCTCTGCTGTTTCAGTAAACAGTGTGGGTGAAGTTCAGAGATCATCAGCGCCACTCCCGGCATCCACCGCAGGCCCAGTCAGCGCTCTCAGCAGGCAGGTCATCTTCATCCCAAGGTGAGCAATGGCGGTGTATGTGCAGGCCACAGACTAAGCATTTGAGATCAGGTGGCGGCTGAGAGTTCTTGCACTTGTTACATGCTGGCTTGTCGGAGGGGGGATCATTTGCAGGGAAATGCATATTTGAAGACCCATCTTCTACCAGGAAGGCAGAAATATCATCAAAACTGGCTCCTCCTTGATCAAAGCTTCCTGCGCAGTTACCGTTAGACATCCCAAATGTGTTGTCAAACCGTGTATCATCAGCTTCAAGCAACTCGGTGAATGAGAAAAAGGTCTGTGGTTCGAAATCCCCAGCTGGAGCACTACCACAGCTTGGGTCATTCCACTGGCAGTTAGGAGTGTAATCAGGAGCAGAAGTATATGCATTTCCTTGGGGCAAATCCCACCCCAGCAGCTCCGAAGCATCCACACCATCAACCTCCGACAAGGAAAATTCATCCATATCACTGAACTTCAGGTTTGCATTCGCAGGAGGTTGATTCTGATTATGGCCCTCATTCACGGGTACACCGGCTTGATCGACATATCCACTATTTTTACTTTGTGCCCTTCTAACGGATAGCTTCTGATTAGTTCCCGGGGTAAATCTTGTATTGTTCACAGATAAATCTGCATCAAACATTTCTTCCCGAATTGGTTCAACTGTTCCATATGAAGCAAGCAATGGGTCTTGATCTGCTGTATCATCATTCTCCTCACTAGAGAGCATACTTGACTGGGACGATGTAGCAACTGTTTGTTCACTGAGTTCAGGTTCAGACTTCTTAAAATTATCTGAATGAGGACATTTTGGTATGGCTCGCCTTCGGCATTTGCAGCATCGGTATTCAACCACCTCGAATATTCTTTCTTCCTCAAGTCGCAAGGCATCACCATGAAACCAAGCTGTATGCAGGGGAATACCAAAATTTTAGAGAACCTGGAACATAACACAGATATATAGCTTTAGACAACAACAATGACAAATAGACTTACCTTTACACTTTTCGCAGCGGACATACAGGAAATCTGGAGAATAAGGTTTGTTACAGAGACAACAAGTCGGTTTTATTGACGAACATATACCATCCTTGCTTTTCAGTATTACATCATTCGCCCTGAaatcacttccattgttctcattcttatttttcttccaaaCAAGACCAAAGTATGTGATCTCTTGGGTCTTTTTACGTTTTCTTGGTCTCTCCGGCTTTGATTTTTTAGCTCTAGTCTTTGCTTGAGCCTGTAACCCTGCAACATTCTGAGTTGCCAAATTTGTAACTGGCCAGGCTTCCACATTCGTGATTGGATGTGCTAACACCTTGCTGGTTGGCTGAGTTTCCACCATGGCGACTGGGTAGGATTCAACCATAGTGACTGGCTGGACAACCTTAGCGACTGGCTGGACAACCTTAGCGACTGGCTGAGCTTGAATCTTCGCGGCTAGCTCAGAAGAATGCGAAGATCCAACCTTGAAGATTATTTTGGGAGCAGTCACTGGCAATTGGCTATTACTGTTCTTTTGAGGCAAGGCATATCTTGTATTTGTGTTGTAATTTGTCAGGACAAGATTACGCTTCTGAAGACATAACTTGCATATCAAACTGGAAGCAGCATTTCCTCCTTTGCTACCAACAGATCTTACAGTGCACTCCTTATGACAATTACCTGaaagttaattttattcagcAATACTGTGACCAAACTCTGGACAGCTCAGAAATTGACCAATAATTCCTTTTCACTACATTATAAAAAGCAAATAGATAGCCTTAAAGAGTGTATCAGTAGACCATACCTTCGCAAGAGCTACATCGTATAACATCCCTACATGTGATCCATCCATGAGATACATATGAGAGGTGAAGAAAAAGTCAGTATCTTATGAGAAGAATAAGTGTGAATGAGCACAACTAAGGAGTGAAGGGAAAAACCTGAAGAGAACATCTTTCTTGCATGAAGCACAGGGATACACATCCCCCTTGTGAAAGAGATAAAAAAAGACATCTCCAGTGGATGCTTTTATGCGCCTTTGGTACAAATTGGTGAAACAATTAGACTGTAAGGTTCCTGGGCTAGGCAACGAGATAACCCCAGCTTTCTTCTCAAATTCTCGTACCAAGTACAGTGGAATGTGGTTTTCAGAAAACCATAACTTGACATTCTGATCCTGATTATCTTCTGTTTCCAAAATATTCTTTGTTACACGCACAGGGAGATGCTTCTGGTTGGGAAACTTTAGTGCATATCTCATCTTATTATCGACTATCTTTTTATCGCAAACTACTGCATTTCTTAGAGATGAAAAATCAGCATCTGAACTTCTTCCATCTGAAGGAATTTGATCTGGAGGGACGAATTCCTTCCATCTTATATGGGCATCAAGATATCTAACCTGATAGACATGGATGTTAGGATTGCCGCTAATCTATAGTTCAATGTAATACTCTCTCAGAACATTATGATAAAAAGGTGCTAACCTGCAGAGCAAGTTGAGATGAATTCTGGCTTAAACATACACATGCTCTCCAAGCAAATTGTCTAGTTCGTCTTGGATAACTGGAAGCATCGTGATAAGATAGACCTGCTATCCTTTTTTTACCACCTAGTAAGCAAAGAACGCATCAAGTTCTCGTCACAAGAGAAACACAGACAGATCATAATAATAACAATAGCAACAACAAATACATAACTGaagtaatttttttaacaaCAAAGGTGTGCAAATACCTTGACGAACAGTTTTTCTTATGGCCAAACTAAGATGAGCCCCCCTCTGCAAAATACGTTTAGAAATATTTCCTCCACTCCACCAATTAAACTCTTTCCAGCTCTtatcatcatcagtaacagcAGTGTTAGTAACAGATTCAGTTGCCAACGAACGTCTTCTGCCCCGCCTTCCACCAGTTCCACGTTTTTGGTATGCTGCAGGACGGGACAAACCAACAGATGCAGCAGGAGATTCCACTGGCCATTCATCTATGAGCTTCGTCCAGCTAGTCGAGTATGCTATGGTGCGAATATTGCTCTCCAACTGCAAACAACATGAgacaaaaaattcaaaatacgAAAAAAAATCGCTGTAATTTATTGCAATGTTCTGCAGAGGTTTTCAACTTCTTTTTAGTGGTATTTTGCACATCCACCTTGATGCCGCAAAAGTAGTTAGCACAGGATATATTTAAACTAAATGACCACCAACATGTTCCTTAAATGCATACATGGTACATGCTTTGGGTACTCTAGTTTGTATTAAGTAAACTAGTAAGTAGCCATATAACTAAGAATATCAATAATGTCCACAAGAACCTTGCTGGTTTAACTGTATTGTTGAGAAATATCAATTTCTCGAGACTAGAATAAATGTAAATTGAATCCTACTCACTTCAAGCAGCAGAGGAATTATAGCTTTGCAGTTGGAAGCTTCTTGTAGTTGTTTATGCCACCGTTGTCTCTGCTGCATGTCTTGTAATGAACCAACTAAAAGGCCACGCAAACTTTCCTCCATGTTAGCCAGATAAGCAGTGATGCTGGGGAAGTGGCTCTCAGAACTTTTGATTACATGCATGACACTAAGAATACGAGCAGATCCTTTAGCAGCATTTGCAGTGGCGACATTGAGAAAACAAGCCTTTTTACTTCCAGATGCTGAACTTTTACAGGCAATGCACCAACCACATTTATCCCTCGGGACTTCCATAACCTTCTTTTCGGTGCTTGGCCAAATAAATTGTGCCGCTGGTGAGGAAAATGCTTTCACTTGTAAAGCACAGTCGGCagccattttcttttttcgattTGCGGCCAATTGGGATGCTGAAACCTGACCTTCATCAGATGTAAGAATAGCCAGATTGGCGGCAGCAGATGCTGCAATACTGCCATGACTGTACAGATTCATGTAAGCCTGGGGTCTAAAACATGACACTTTAGCTGGCCTGCCACCACTCGTATTACCAAACTTTTCAGCAGTCAGCTGAAGAGGGGATTTGCTTTGATAAGAAGGACAAGGCAAGTCTGCTTTCACAGAAATGGCACTGCCATTATCTTCCCCAGATATGCCATTATCAAACCCTGAACCACAAGCGGAGAAGTTTGGATGAAGCAACCCATGTGATGGCTGGGCGCGTGTTACATTGGATACACCTGTTACCACAGACCCGCTCTGATGGGAAATGGAAGATGCTCCAGCGGGTCCAAGAGCTCCATTGCTTGGTGCATTATGTATGTGGTTCAGAGCTAATGGAGTTTGCATACAGACTTCATTGTTCTTCTCAGTGGCAGCAACTACACTAGCCATCATGAGTTGTCGTCCCTCCAGGTGCTCTGCTGAGAACATTGTAAATTGATTAGCCACAAATTCATGCTGCTGCAAATTTATTTGAGGAAGCATTAATGTCTTACCATCtgtgccatcttttgaagTTGTCCGAGCACTTCCATCCCCTGCTTTCATTGGAGTAACACTCAACAATGTATTGGATTGTGTAGTATGTCCTGCACCAGCTTCTTTACCTATTTTTGATCTCTCATTCTGAAACATATCAAGCAGATGCCTCCAGTACTCCGTTATTCTCCTACAAATATCTGTATATGCATCTGAACAGGCAAGTATTCGGAGGACCTTGACAACATCATACTGATTGTAATATCTTGTGTATGACCCTGCATCCGTAGATGCTCCAATTCTGCATTATTTAACAGAGTTACAACTAAATGAAATTTACAACCGTAGTCCAAGTTCCAGGACAgttaagagagagagagaaaaatgaagGTATTTATGGGTAGCATCCGAACTACTGTTGAAGATTCCAAAATAAGCACAGGGACTCGATAAGAACAGAAAGGACATATGGTACAAGAGGACTTGATGTGCAACATAAATGTAGTTAAGTCACCAGTGTTATATGACTATTCCCCTGTTAACACAACATCCAACTTTTCTATTGCTGACATGTTTATCATTATTTCAAGAATTGAAGGTATGTCGTGGAATTCGAAATGACTCTGTAAGTATTTATCAATAGCAGACTGGAGATGTAGAATGAATCACAAGGTAATGTAGGATTAAGATGCACAAACTTACACTAGCAAATAGTTGCAGGATCCTAGGAAGAGCCTCCCGCAGATATCGATGCCAAACATCTGAGCTCCTCTTGCCCCACGCTCTATTTTTGAAGAGGTTGGTCCAAGCTTGTTGACAACACATTCTGGACAGAACCAAAGTCCCTGGGGTAGGAATGCTTTGTTGAGACCAATACATCTTGAATGGTATGCCCATGGGCAGCCATCGCAGCATACCAAGGTCCCATCCATTCCACATATTCGGCAATCGTCACTGTTGCCATCCTGGGAAGCATTTGGTAAATCAGTTTCTGGCTGTGATACATTTGGAGCAGTTTCCGAGCTCTGTAAACCTTCAATCTTATTTAACACAGAAGCCTTTGAGGCTCTAGTTGAGACTGCTCTTGACCC carries:
- the LOC112272439 gene encoding uncharacterized protein LOC112272439, with protein sequence MADHARELEALERILSDDAGAEPTRLAYGLMKSITNDFSPSREIGSGGFGVVYLGILRKGTVAVKKLTMSPTFSDDLFLDEVRCLMRTKHKNIVRFLGYCSDTQGELIEHNGRKIMAEVRQRLLCFEYVPNGSLQRYLKEKCHGNGWKIRYQFMKGICQGLHYLHKERINHLDLKPENVLLDAYMEPKISDFGLSRWFDEGQSRIVTINTPGTRGYIAPEIIDKGEISFKSDIFSLGIIIIKLLTGSDHHEFENWHESIDVEGPQVKSCIEIARTCVEADQHNRPCISEIIDKLNEMENAEESRDGTGSSMVSPSSSKEVIPPSTMCRMDKQDCEYAKMDTCLADGMGHSKHDSGVSKDTKTVQLLGQRRVEDNDGSNFLVHDKDLYNGPKMMTNQKARSGDEKGPNGGSGPSNQGKMSGMLLTPPAMMRPNMMPGVGMLQAAAAAGNPIALKNIQMMQQQMMMNNGGTGYPRMGYGMQGMYPMPPNMMQHTAPTKVDPVKFKNPEPEGGGGSESHDLDNEESKDSGSKAHKSGGGKQDTKMYPMGPQKIQMKLSTPLMDAPAASKDPKSIKFNLPEDEFDDDDDEFSDFDDDDDDFDDDGLDDDDPNAKQVGVPPHAATTRGSDKKGGSENEIPAQIKGNNGGKKGGGGGKNVGGAQPNNIKGQEKKGTGTGGLATGGLMGGMLPPQLLPPRPLPPQQQQAMLRPTMMGSSGGFPGMGQMGYRPHMENGVHGMLPPPPPPPTGFYQSGMPPYDREREILHIAAAAGNSMAQLQHRALAQQQQQQHMAFYLFLFMFLFLFTIVIIIIVIFTFKARR